From the genome of Ralstonia pickettii, one region includes:
- a CDS encoding metal-dependent hydrolase, which produces MMPVRRDVHPHLPADRISNWHERGPHVTHFLNALSIFFPTGERFFMDSVRNYRHLVTDPELKQAVAGFIGQEAMHTREHVLYNDLLDRAGLPATRIDRFIGKFLNVLRKYTPKSHQLAVTVALEHYTAMLAGQVLSHEDGLGRNSEPGYRQVWLWHAMEETEHKAVSYDVWNLAIKPGVGRYLTRTLTMLVTTVTFWAMVFYVHLRLIFADRTVKHKFLGLGKAFHFLWIHPAPLRKIIPEFFDFFRPSFHPWDEDNRDALERLPKLISEIEAYAAANGEAPSPSIRRKLSTAGAAGS; this is translated from the coding sequence ATGATGCCAGTCCGTCGCGACGTGCATCCTCACCTGCCGGCTGATCGCATCAGCAACTGGCACGAGCGAGGCCCGCACGTGACCCACTTCCTGAACGCGCTGTCGATCTTCTTCCCGACCGGCGAGCGCTTCTTCATGGACAGCGTGCGCAACTACCGCCATCTGGTGACCGACCCCGAGCTCAAGCAGGCCGTGGCCGGCTTCATCGGGCAGGAGGCCATGCACACGCGTGAGCACGTGCTGTACAACGACCTGCTCGATCGCGCCGGCCTGCCCGCCACGCGGATCGACCGCTTTATTGGCAAGTTCCTGAACGTGCTGCGCAAGTACACGCCCAAGTCGCACCAGTTGGCCGTGACCGTGGCGCTTGAGCACTACACCGCCATGCTGGCCGGCCAGGTGCTTTCGCATGAAGATGGCCTGGGCCGCAATTCGGAACCCGGCTATCGCCAGGTCTGGCTGTGGCACGCCATGGAAGAGACCGAGCACAAGGCCGTCAGCTACGACGTCTGGAACCTGGCCATCAAGCCGGGCGTGGGCCGCTACCTCACGCGCACGCTGACGATGTTGGTGACGACCGTTACATTCTGGGCGATGGTGTTCTACGTGCACTTGCGGCTGATCTTTGCGGATCGCACCGTCAAGCACAAATTCCTCGGCCTCGGTAAGGCGTTCCATTTCCTGTGGATTCACCCGGCGCCGCTGCGCAAGATCATCCCGGAATTCTTCGACTTTTTCCGGCCTTCATTTCACCCCTGGGATGAAGACAACCGTGACGCACTTGAACGCCTGCCCAAGCTGATCTCGGAAATTGAAGCGTACGCCGCTGCAAACGGCGAAGCGCCGTCGCCGTCGATCCGCCGCAAGCTGTCGACGGCGGGCGCGGCCGGATCTTGA
- a CDS encoding MerR family transcriptional regulator: MPARKPTGDAGPPATPPAREFTIDELARAAETTVRNVRSYQDRGLIDPPERRGRVGIYTQAHLGRLKLINHLLGRGYTLSNIQELLKAIVEGHDLRSILGLESAIASPWSDESPKHYSLLALAKLFGRAMSRQALARAISLGLLEPDGLGYLARSPKALLAGAQMAKAGFPLVEVLDIIERARPHTQAVADDLVAMVVRELDKYGSDLPPVEDVPRLVDVIWRIRPLALVAVEAELMRALETAANKYLGDRVAQVIEHMHEPPGSAPGPDKG; this comes from the coding sequence ATGCCTGCCCGCAAACCAACCGGCGACGCCGGTCCGCCTGCCACTCCGCCCGCCCGCGAGTTCACCATCGATGAACTGGCGCGCGCGGCTGAAACCACTGTCCGCAACGTCCGCTCGTATCAGGACCGCGGCCTGATCGATCCGCCCGAGCGGCGCGGCCGCGTGGGCATCTACACGCAGGCGCATCTGGGGCGGCTCAAGCTCATCAATCATCTGCTCGGGCGCGGCTACACGCTCTCCAACATCCAGGAGCTGCTCAAGGCCATCGTCGAGGGCCATGACCTGCGCTCCATCCTCGGGCTCGAATCCGCCATCGCGAGCCCCTGGTCCGATGAGTCGCCCAAGCACTACTCGCTCCTGGCGCTCGCCAAGCTGTTCGGCCGTGCCATGTCGCGTCAGGCGCTGGCGCGCGCCATCTCGCTCGGCCTGCTTGAACCCGATGGCCTGGGCTATCTGGCGCGCAGCCCGAAAGCACTGCTGGCCGGCGCACAGATGGCAAAAGCCGGTTTCCCGCTCGTCGAAGTGCTCGACATCATCGAGCGTGCCCGGCCGCATACGCAGGCGGTGGCCGACGATCTTGTCGCCATGGTGGTGCGCGAACTCGACAAGTACGGCAGCGACCTGCCGCCAGTCGAAGACGTGCCGCGTCTGGTCGACGTGATCTGGCGCATCCGTCCGCTGGCGCTGGTCGCGGTCGAGGCTGAGCTGATGCGTGCGCTCGAGACGGCCGCCAACAAATACCTTGGCGACCGCGTGGCGCAGGTCATCGAGCACATGCACGAACCGCCGGGCAGCGCGCCCGGGCCGGACAAAGGCTAG
- a CDS encoding LmeA family phospholipid-binding protein, whose translation MIAPAFALAAVMLRLALVTLGLAGLLASALARAAEPPMANAQRKELTAVRQQWSQRCDPSSGAPNASGPAVARDSGTAPPVVQMRDVDFRITGDIGFHVHQLTAQLVSHKPGQPVDMDDPGQFDIRILGGEVTVPKDSLDALFNRYLLDYSPRSLNALSLTPGDGVLDVSGGLKLRNHFPGVWLPFGMRGTLALKESRYLVYTPTEARVMGIQTLALLKGMGLELSQLAPLNRTGAKLDGNDMVLDQYTVFPPPRLVGQMKTARVTPDGLVLGFGPAPAMCAPAPTDAASRIWIQSGDLKMYNVLVANSRILVTDTSTRGPLRFDLYHYREAAARGTTRMDADGTLRVDLAPAGAAQ comes from the coding sequence ATGATCGCCCCCGCCTTCGCTCTCGCTGCCGTGATGCTGCGCCTGGCGCTGGTGACGCTTGGCTTGGCCGGGCTGCTCGCCAGCGCCCTCGCCCGCGCCGCCGAGCCGCCGATGGCCAACGCCCAACGCAAGGAGCTGACCGCGGTGCGCCAGCAATGGTCGCAGCGGTGCGACCCGTCCTCCGGCGCGCCCAATGCCAGCGGCCCCGCCGTCGCGCGCGACTCCGGCACCGCACCGCCCGTCGTGCAGATGCGCGATGTGGATTTCCGCATCACCGGCGACATCGGCTTCCACGTACACCAGCTCACCGCGCAACTTGTGTCGCACAAGCCGGGGCAGCCCGTCGACATGGACGATCCGGGCCAGTTCGACATCCGCATCCTGGGCGGTGAAGTGACGGTGCCCAAGGATTCGCTCGACGCGCTCTTCAACCGGTATCTGCTCGACTATTCGCCGCGCTCGCTCAATGCGCTGTCGCTCACGCCCGGCGACGGCGTGCTCGACGTCTCCGGCGGGCTCAAGCTGCGCAATCATTTTCCCGGAGTGTGGCTGCCGTTCGGCATGCGCGGCACATTGGCGCTCAAGGAATCGCGCTATCTCGTCTACACGCCCACCGAGGCACGCGTGATGGGCATCCAGACGCTGGCGCTGCTCAAAGGGATGGGGCTGGAGCTGTCGCAGCTTGCGCCGCTCAATCGCACCGGCGCCAAGCTGGATGGCAACGACATGGTGCTGGACCAATACACGGTCTTCCCGCCGCCGCGCCTGGTCGGTCAGATGAAGACGGCGCGTGTTACGCCTGACGGGCTGGTGCTCGGGTTCGGCCCCGCGCCCGCCATGTGTGCGCCGGCGCCAACCGACGCCGCGAGCCGCATCTGGATCCAGTCCGGAGACCTGAAGATGTACAACGTGCTGGTCGCCAACAGCCGCATTCTCGTGACCGATACATCAACACGCGGGCCGCTGCGCTTCGACCTGTATCACTACCGCGAGGCCGCCGCGCGCGGCACCACGCGCATGGATGCCGATGGCACGCTGCGTGTGGACCTCGCGCCGGCAGGGGCCGCTCAATAG
- a CDS encoding surface-adhesin E family protein: MRTERTTLIYWVAAALAMGGSTAMAADNWVKLAPLANNSGSLYLDKDSIQRNTDGTVRATTRDAYDAPRKLSDGKAYQYDTRTSVYDCKEGRILPVSALIQDSQHGTVLTKTIDGPRWEAVVPRSEGEAILHAVCEK; encoded by the coding sequence ATGCGAACGGAACGAACCACGCTGATCTACTGGGTGGCGGCTGCCCTGGCAATGGGTGGCTCGACAGCCATGGCGGCTGACAACTGGGTCAAGCTTGCTCCGCTGGCGAACAACAGCGGCTCGCTCTATCTGGACAAAGACTCCATCCAGCGCAACACGGATGGCACGGTGCGCGCCACCACGCGCGACGCCTATGACGCGCCGCGCAAGCTGTCGGACGGCAAGGCGTATCAATACGATACGCGTACGTCCGTCTACGACTGCAAGGAGGGGCGAATCCTGCCGGTCAGTGCGCTGATCCAGGACAGCCAGCACGGCACGGTGCTCACCAAGACCATCGACGGCCCGCGCTGGGAGGCTGTCGTGCCGCGCTCAGAGGGCGAGGCAATCCTGCATGCCGTCTGCGAGAAGTAA
- a CDS encoding c-type cytochrome: MSDAQHDEHEPLIKTPKQLIIAVIAAFAVPILIIILLANYVGLGAREGAGGSGMSEEAVNDRIKPVAQLELKDPNAPRVYKTGEQLYKEVCATCHAAGVAGAPKFGDAASWGPRLSQGLDGLTKVALAGKGGMPARGGTSPDDVSDYEIERAIVYMANSAGGKLQEPAAPAGAGAAPAQAAAPEASAPAAAQAPAAAAPAPAAAAPAAPAAAAAPQASAGEVGKKVYESTCQMCHAAGVAGAPKFGDKAAWAPRIAQGKAKLYDSALHGKGAMPPKGTYAGSDDDVKAAVDYMAAAAK; the protein is encoded by the coding sequence ATGAGCGACGCGCAACACGACGAACACGAGCCTCTGATCAAGACCCCCAAGCAGCTGATCATCGCGGTCATCGCCGCCTTTGCCGTTCCCATCCTCATCATCATCCTGCTGGCCAATTACGTTGGCCTGGGCGCCCGGGAAGGCGCAGGCGGTTCCGGCATGTCGGAAGAGGCCGTCAACGATCGCATCAAGCCGGTTGCACAACTCGAACTGAAAGACCCGAACGCACCGCGCGTCTACAAGACCGGCGAGCAGCTCTACAAGGAAGTCTGCGCGACCTGCCACGCAGCAGGCGTGGCCGGGGCGCCGAAGTTTGGCGATGCGGCAAGCTGGGGCCCGCGCCTGTCGCAGGGACTCGATGGCCTGACGAAGGTGGCGCTGGCGGGCAAGGGCGGTATGCCGGCGCGTGGCGGCACGTCGCCGGATGACGTGAGCGACTACGAAATCGAGCGGGCCATCGTCTACATGGCCAACTCTGCGGGCGGCAAGCTGCAGGAACCGGCCGCCCCGGCCGGCGCGGGCGCAGCACCGGCTCAAGCGGCTGCACCGGAAGCATCGGCCCCGGCGGCTGCACAGGCTCCGGCCGCTGCTGCGCCGGCACCTGCTGCGGCAGCACCGGCCGCGCCGGCTGCAGCCGCCGCACCGCAAGCCTCGGCGGGCGAAGTTGGCAAGAAGGTCTACGAGTCGACTTGCCAGATGTGCCACGCCGCCGGTGTGGCTGGCGCGCCGAAGTTTGGCGACAAGGCCGCCTGGGCGCCGCGGATTGCCCAAGGCAAGGCCAAGTTGTATGACTCCGCGCTGCACGGCAAGGGCGCGATGCCGCCCAAGGGCACTTACGCCGGCTCGGACGACGACGTGAAAGCCGCCGTCGACTACATGGCCGCTGCTGCCAAGTAA
- the hisC gene encoding histidinol-phosphate transaminase, with protein MSRYWSKIVEQLVPYVPGEQPDIARPIKLNTNENPYPPSPRVVAAISAELGETGDSLRRYPDPLSLRLRETVAAHVGLRPEQVFAGNGSDEVLAHVFQALLKHDKPLRFPDISYSFYPTYARLYGVQHEVVPLADDFTIRADDYLDDAGGVLFPNPNAPTGHALPLAEIERIVAANPSSVVVVDEAYVDFGAESAIALIDRYPNLLVVHTTSKSRSLAGMRIGFAFGHAALIEALNRVKDSFNSYPLDRLAQAAAQAAYEDDAYFRTTCARVVASRVRLTQALQALGFEVVPSMANFVFARHPVHDAATLAARLKEQAIFVRHFKLARIDQHLRITVGTDDECDAFLNALQGLLK; from the coding sequence GTGAGCCGTTATTGGAGCAAGATCGTTGAGCAACTTGTGCCTTACGTCCCGGGGGAGCAGCCGGACATCGCGCGGCCCATCAAGCTGAACACCAACGAGAACCCTTACCCGCCGTCGCCGCGCGTGGTGGCGGCAATCTCTGCAGAACTGGGCGAGACGGGCGACAGCCTGCGCCGTTATCCCGATCCGCTCTCGCTCCGGCTGCGCGAGACGGTCGCCGCGCATGTCGGCCTCCGGCCGGAACAGGTTTTTGCCGGCAACGGGTCGGACGAAGTGCTGGCGCACGTCTTTCAGGCGCTGCTCAAGCACGACAAGCCGCTGCGCTTTCCCGACATCTCATACAGCTTCTATCCGACCTACGCGCGGCTGTACGGCGTGCAGCACGAAGTGGTGCCGCTGGCAGACGATTTCACCATCCGCGCCGACGACTATCTTGACGACGCAGGCGGCGTGCTGTTCCCGAACCCGAACGCTCCGACCGGCCACGCGCTGCCGCTGGCGGAGATCGAGCGGATCGTCGCCGCGAACCCGTCGTCGGTCGTAGTGGTCGATGAGGCTTATGTGGATTTCGGCGCGGAGTCGGCCATTGCGCTCATCGACCGCTATCCCAACCTGCTGGTCGTGCACACGACGTCGAAGTCGCGCTCGCTGGCCGGCATGCGGATCGGCTTCGCGTTCGGGCACGCGGCGCTGATCGAAGCGCTCAACCGCGTGAAAGACAGCTTCAATTCGTATCCGCTGGACCGCCTTGCGCAGGCGGCCGCCCAAGCGGCTTACGAAGACGATGCGTACTTCCGCACCACGTGCGCTCGCGTGGTGGCAAGCCGCGTGCGACTGACGCAAGCGCTGCAGGCGCTGGGGTTCGAAGTCGTGCCGTCGATGGCGAACTTTGTCTTCGCCCGGCATCCGGTCCACGATGCGGCCACGCTCGCGGCGCGCCTGAAAGAGCAAGCCATCTTCGTGCGCCACTTCAAGCTCGCACGCATCGACCAGCATCTGCGCATCACCGTCGGCACCGACGATGAATGCGACGCATTCTTAAACGCATTGCAGGGTCTGCTGAAGTAA
- a CDS encoding high-potential iron-sulfur protein, whose amino-acid sequence MSNRRQFLKSIPIVAAAGAVMSMSDLALAAPMVAETDPQAKALGYVADTTKADKAKFPKHTPDQHCGNCALYQGGTAAQGGCPLFAGKDVANKGWCSAWAKKA is encoded by the coding sequence ATGTCCAATCGTCGTCAATTCCTGAAGAGCATCCCCATCGTGGCCGCCGCGGGCGCCGTCATGTCGATGTCGGACCTGGCACTGGCTGCACCGATGGTGGCGGAAACCGATCCGCAAGCCAAGGCACTGGGCTACGTGGCTGACACGACCAAGGCCGACAAGGCCAAGTTCCCGAAGCACACGCCGGATCAGCACTGCGGCAACTGCGCCCTGTACCAAGGCGGTACGGCTGCGCAAGGCGGCTGCCCGCTGTTCGCCGGCAAGGACGTCGCCAACAAGGGCTGGTGCAGCGCCTGGGCAAAGAAGGCCTGA
- the kdpE gene encoding two-component system response regulator KdpE, whose protein sequence is MPAMPFTFTPTVLVIDDEPHIRRFVRAALEEEGCEVHEADRVERGLIEAGTRQPDAVILDLGLPDGDGMQLIRELRTWTEVPVLVLSARVDERDKIEALDAGADDYLTKPFGVGELVARLRVLLRRHAKRGEDGGSVIRFGEVEVDLARRLVSRNGEAVHLTPIEYRLLAVLLGRRGTVMTHRELLREVWGPAHSDSSHYLRIYMGHLRHKLERDPARPEHLLTEVGVGYRFTA, encoded by the coding sequence ATGCCTGCCATGCCGTTCACATTCACACCCACTGTCCTCGTCATCGACGACGAACCGCACATCCGACGCTTCGTGCGCGCCGCGCTGGAGGAGGAAGGCTGCGAAGTCCACGAAGCCGACCGCGTCGAGCGCGGCCTGATCGAAGCGGGCACGCGTCAGCCGGATGCCGTGATTCTCGATCTCGGCTTGCCCGATGGCGACGGCATGCAGCTGATTCGCGAGTTGCGCACCTGGACGGAAGTGCCGGTGCTCGTGCTTTCGGCCCGCGTGGATGAGCGCGACAAGATCGAGGCGCTCGATGCGGGCGCGGATGATTACCTGACCAAACCGTTCGGCGTGGGCGAACTGGTTGCGCGCCTGCGCGTGCTGTTGCGGCGACATGCCAAGCGCGGCGAAGACGGCGGCAGCGTGATCCGCTTCGGCGAGGTGGAAGTCGACCTGGCGCGCCGCCTGGTCAGCCGCAACGGCGAGGCGGTCCATCTCACCCCGATCGAATACCGGCTGCTGGCGGTGCTGCTCGGCCGCCGCGGCACCGTGATGACGCACCGCGAGCTGCTGCGCGAAGTCTGGGGCCCGGCGCATTCCGACAGCAGCCACTACCTGCGCATCTACATGGGCCATCTGCGCCACAAGCTGGAACGCGATCCGGCGCGGCCCGAACACCTGCTGACCGAAGTCGGCGTGGGGTACCGGTTTACGGCGTAA
- a CDS encoding Bug family tripartite tricarboxylate transporter substrate binding protein — protein sequence MTSARTARRRLIASAALLCAGLPLLAAAPVQAQDYPAKPIRIIVAYPTGGISDNVARALGEKLSAQLGQPVVVENRAGAGGSIGMDAVAKAAPDGYTLGFSSVSPLTLNPHFGKLPYDPQKDIAPVANVMYAPMILLGTPSFTGKSFADMLSQSRAKPGSIRWSTSGLGTVGHLALEQIKSQARVDITLIPYKGGGQQLTDALGGQVEVMSTNVGPTLMQHITSGKLRPLAVGAPHRLDALPNVPTFTELGYAKANMASTFGVFAPAKTPAPVVARLNAEINKALAAPDLRERLTQAAVVPAGGTAEQFAAAIRAEYDSNGRIVRAAGIREQ from the coding sequence ATGACTTCCGCACGTACTGCCCGCCGTCGTCTGATTGCTTCTGCTGCACTACTGTGCGCCGGTCTGCCGTTGCTTGCTGCTGCGCCGGTGCAAGCGCAGGACTATCCGGCCAAGCCGATCCGCATCATCGTCGCGTACCCGACCGGCGGCATTTCCGACAACGTGGCGCGTGCGCTCGGTGAAAAGCTGTCGGCGCAACTGGGCCAGCCGGTGGTGGTGGAAAACCGGGCCGGTGCCGGCGGCAGCATCGGCATGGACGCCGTAGCCAAGGCGGCTCCGGATGGCTACACGCTGGGCTTTTCGTCGGTGAGCCCGCTGACGCTCAATCCGCATTTCGGCAAGCTGCCGTACGACCCGCAGAAAGACATCGCGCCCGTGGCCAACGTCATGTACGCACCGATGATCCTGCTGGGCACGCCGTCGTTCACCGGCAAGAGCTTTGCCGACATGCTGAGCCAGTCGCGGGCCAAGCCAGGTTCGATCCGCTGGTCGACATCGGGCCTCGGTACGGTCGGGCATCTGGCGCTGGAGCAGATCAAGTCGCAGGCGCGTGTGGATATCACGCTCATCCCGTACAAGGGCGGTGGCCAGCAACTGACCGATGCGCTGGGCGGCCAGGTTGAAGTCATGTCGACCAACGTCGGCCCGACCCTGATGCAACACATCACGAGCGGCAAGCTGCGCCCGCTCGCGGTGGGTGCGCCGCACCGGCTCGATGCGCTGCCCAATGTGCCGACCTTTACCGAGCTGGGTTACGCCAAGGCGAATATGGCGTCGACCTTTGGCGTGTTTGCGCCGGCCAAGACGCCGGCCCCCGTGGTTGCCCGGTTGAATGCAGAGATCAACAAGGCGCTGGCTGCGCCCGATCTGCGCGAGCGTCTTACGCAGGCCGCCGTGGTGCCGGCCGGCGGCACCGCCGAGCAATTTGCCGCGGCCATCCGCGCGGAATACGACAGCAACGGCCGCATCGTGCGCGCCGCCGGCATCAGGGAACAGTGA
- a CDS encoding porin — translation MKKSAILVAVGALFAGSAYAQSSVTLYGIVDTSIHYINNANQAGNSVTQMESGAVSNSRWGLKGSEDLGGGTKALFVLESGFNSATGKMSSAGTLFNRQSFVGLQNKDLGTITLGRQYNFGFTMGGNFDPLGVGNYDGNSWMFYGLTGLRESNMLKYEGKWNGLYVGLGYGFGEVPGSMSQNQYLGGALSYEFGPAMIGALYQQHKDVAGNKQTVWSVGGNYTIGPAKLFLGYIDSSDATGCVNGSGVVNKITGSVAGNCVGGSAFGLNAVNGFTAEQLGAGVLPGNTKRRDHVGMAGVTYQATPALALTGAFYYDSINNANLLAGNTGKRYTGVLLAEYALSKRTQVYGTVDYNKVKDAAIPQLSGGSADGTGSFKTNQTSVGVGIRHIF, via the coding sequence ATGAAAAAGTCTGCCATTCTGGTTGCAGTTGGCGCCCTGTTCGCAGGTTCTGCCTACGCCCAATCGAGCGTGACGCTGTACGGTATTGTCGATACCAGCATTCACTACATCAACAACGCCAACCAAGCTGGCAACAGCGTGACCCAGATGGAAAGCGGCGCTGTGTCGAACAGCCGCTGGGGCCTGAAGGGCTCGGAAGATCTGGGCGGCGGCACCAAGGCTCTGTTCGTGCTGGAAAGCGGCTTCAACTCGGCCACCGGCAAGATGAGCAGCGCTGGTACGTTGTTCAACCGTCAGTCGTTCGTGGGTCTGCAGAACAAGGACCTGGGTACCATCACGCTGGGCCGTCAATACAACTTCGGCTTCACGATGGGCGGCAACTTCGATCCGCTGGGCGTGGGTAACTACGACGGCAACTCATGGATGTTCTACGGTCTGACCGGCCTGCGTGAGTCCAACATGCTGAAGTACGAAGGCAAGTGGAACGGCCTGTACGTTGGTCTGGGCTACGGCTTCGGCGAAGTGCCGGGCAGCATGAGCCAGAACCAGTACCTGGGCGGTGCCCTGTCGTATGAATTCGGTCCGGCCATGATTGGCGCGCTGTACCAGCAGCACAAGGATGTGGCTGGCAACAAGCAGACCGTGTGGAGCGTCGGTGGTAACTACACCATCGGACCGGCCAAGCTGTTCCTGGGCTACATCGACAGCAGCGACGCTACGGGTTGCGTGAACGGTAGCGGTGTGGTGAACAAGATTACCGGTTCTGTAGCTGGCAACTGCGTAGGCGGCAGCGCCTTCGGTCTGAATGCCGTCAACGGCTTTACGGCTGAGCAGCTTGGTGCCGGCGTGCTGCCTGGCAACACTAAGCGTCGTGACCACGTCGGCATGGCCGGCGTGACGTACCAGGCTACCCCGGCACTGGCACTGACGGGCGCGTTCTACTACGACAGCATCAACAACGCCAACCTGCTGGCAGGCAACACTGGCAAGCGCTACACCGGCGTGCTGCTGGCCGAGTACGCGCTGTCCAAGCGCACGCAAGTGTATGGCACGGTCGACTACAACAAGGTGAAGGACGCCGCTATTCCGCAACTTTCGGGTGGCTCGGCTGACGGCACGGGTTCGTTCAAGACTAACCAGACCAGCGTTGGCGTGGGTATCCGCCACATCTTCTAA